The following proteins are co-located in the Phragmites australis chromosome 10, lpPhrAust1.1, whole genome shotgun sequence genome:
- the LOC133931190 gene encoding probable aquaporin TIP2-2, with amino-acid sequence MSGNIAFGRFDDSFSGASIKAYVAEFISTLVFVFAGVGSAISYTKLTGSAPLDPAGLIAVAVCHGFGLFVAVAIGANISGGHVNPAVTFGLALGGQITILTGIFYWIAQLLGAIVGAVLVQYSTGVATPTHGLSGIGAFEGIVMEIIITFGLVYTVYATAVDPKKGSLGTIAPIAIGFIVGANILVAGPFSGGSMNPARSFGPAVASGDFTNIWIYWVGPLIGGGLAGIVYRYIYMCGDHAPVASSEF; translated from the exons ATGTCGGGCAACATCGCCTTCGGCCGCTTCGATGATTCCTTCAGCGGGGCCTCCATCAAGGCGTACGTCGCCGAGTTCATCTCGACCCTCGTCTTCGTCTTCGCCGGCGTCGGCTCCGCCATCTCATACA CCAAGTTGACGGGCAGCGCGCCTCTTGACCCGGCCGGGCTGATCGCCGTCGCTGTGTGCCACGGGTTCGGGCTGTTCGTCGCTGTGGCCATCGGCGCCAACATCTCGGGCGGCCACGTCAACCCGGCCGTCACCTTCGGCCTCGCCCTCGGTGGCCAGATCACCATCCTCACCGGCATCTTCTACTGGATCGCCCAGCTCCTCGGCGCCATCGTCGGCGCCGTCCTCGTCCAGTACTCCACCGGTGTG GCGACCCCGACGCACGGGCTATCCGGCATCGGCGCGTTCGAGGGCATCGTGATGGAGATCATCATCACTTTCGGTCTGGTCTACACCGTGTACGCCACTGCCGTGGACCCCAAGAAGGGCTCGCTCGGCACCATTGCCCCCATCGCTATCGGCTTCATCGTCGGCGCCAACATCCTCGTTGCCGGCCCCTTCTCCGGCGGCTCCATGAACCCGGCCCGCTCCTTCGGCCCCGCCGTGGCCAGCGGCGACTTCACCAACATCTGGATCTACTGGGTCGGCCCGCTCATCGGCGGAGGCCTCGCTGGAATCGTGTACCGGTACATCTACATGTGCGGCGACCACGCGCCCGTCGCCAGCAGCGAGTTCTAA